In Phycisphaerales bacterium, the genomic window GTTGGGCTCGGGCACGGGCTCGCCGGCGATGGAAGCCTCGATCTCGGCCGAGATGTCCTCTGTCAGCGAAGGCGAGAAGCCCACGTGGACGGCGCGGATGGTGCCGTCGGCGTCGATGACGACAGTCTGCGGAATGCCGCTTACCTGGTATGCCTCGCTGACGGCGCCGTCGGCGTCCAGCGCGACGGGAAGCGAGAGCTTCTGCTGCTCCATGAATCGCGCGGCAACCTCCTCGCTCTCCTGCACGTTGACCGCGTAGATCATGACGCCTTGCTCGGCATACTTCGTGGCGACCTTGTCGAGCACCGGCAGTCCCTCTCGGCAGGGCGGGCACCAGGTCGCCCAGAAGTCGAGCACGACGACCTTGTTGTTCGCCAGCGCGTCTTCCAGCGACATCGTGCCGCCGCCGGTGGTGGCAAGCTCGAAGGCGGGCGCCTTCGTGCCGACGAGCGAGGCGGTCTGGGGTTCTTCCCAGCCCTCCATGTCAAAGTCGCCCATGTCGTCGTAGTCGGCCCCGAAGAACGCGCCGGCGATGGTCTTGGCTTCGCGCGCATCGTCGGGGGGCGTGAAGGCCAGTCGCTCGTCGGCGATCGTCTCGGGCGTGGCCCAACTCGTGAATACGGTCGAGTAGCCCTTGCTCTCGGGCAGCCAGCCGGCATCGATCCAGCTCTGCGGCAGCGGGTACTGGGCCTTGAGCAGGCGCGGCTCGCCTTGGGCGGCGATCCACATGTCGAACGCAACGCCGCCGCCCTCGATGCGTACGTGGTTGGCCGGTTGCTTGTCGATCTCGTCGACACCAATGAACTCGGCGGTCTCGAGCGTTTCTTCGAGCAACGCCATCGGATCGTTCGCGACGACGGTCTTCAGGCCCGGGCCCACCAGCATGCGCCATTGCCAGTCGATCCACGTCGCGTCGTGCTGCGTGAACGCCTCCAGCACGTCGTCGACGCCTTCGCCAGTCACGTAGCTGTTGTGTTCGACGCCGTGGACGATCGTCTGGTCGGGGCCCGCATAGAGCGAGGCCGTCGGCATCGCGCCCGCGTGACGCAGCACCAGGCGGCCGGGCTTGGCGACCGTGCCCTCGTAATACACCCAGTAACGGGACTCGGCGCCGGTGCCAACCATCTGGAGCTCGATGGTGCAGGCGAATTCGGCCTGCTGCACCGAGCCGTGGTACTCGGCCATCGAGCGGAGGATGGCTGTTGCATCCGGCTGGGCCTGTCCAAATGACACGGCCGTGGTCGTCAGGCCCAGGGCCAAGGCAAGAACGCCGAGGTCGCAACGCTGCATGGAGGATCCCCCTTCTTGGGTCGGCCGAGCGCCGCCGGGACATCGACGGACCTTGACCATCAGCCCGCCCCGAATCGGCGGTGTCTCGCGTGGTAGTATGGTCGAAATCCAGGGAGGATGCAAGCCCGATTGAACGGGACGGCGCAAAGCGGCTCGTCAGTGCCCCTCGCTGCGCCCTTCGATCGTGTAGTTCGGGCTTTCCTTGGTGATTCGGATATCGTGTGGATGGCTCTCGACCATGCTGGCGGCGGTAACCCGGCAGAAGCGGGCGTCGCTCCTGAACGCCTCGATCGTCGGGCAGCCGGTGTAGCCCATGGCGGCGCGGAGGCCGCCGACGAGCTGGTAGACGAACTCGGCCAAGGGGCCGCGGTAGGGCACGAGCCCCTCCACGCCCTCGGGCACGAACTTCTGCTTCGGTCGGCCCGAGGTGTCGTACTTGTCGGCCTGCCCATATCGGTCGGCACTGCCGCGGTTCATGGCGCCCTCGCTACCCATGCCGCGGTAGCTCTTGTACCGCCGCCCGCCGGAGATGACCAATTCGCCCGGGCTCTCGTCGAGCCCCGCGAGCAGCCCGCCCAGCATGACCGTGCTGGCGCCTGCGGCGATGGCCTTGGCGATGTCGCCCGACATGCGGATGCCGCCGTCGGCGATGACGGGCACGGGGTTCTTGGGATCGGCCTGGGCCACGCCGCGGAGCCCCTCGAAGATGGCCGAGATCTGCGGCACGCCCACGCCGGTCACCACGCGGGTGGTGCAGATGCTGCCCGGACCGATGCCGACCTTCACCGCGTCGACGCCCGCCAGCGCCAGGTCGCGGGCGCCGTCGGCGGTGGCCACGTTTCCGGCGATGACCTGGATGTCGTGGGCGGCCTTGATCTTCTTGACGGTCTCCAGCACGTTCTTGCTGTGGCCGTGGGCGGTGTCGACGACGATGACGTCTACGCCCGCCTCGATGAGCGCTTCGACGCGATCGAACTGCAGCACCCCCACCGCGGCACCGCAGAGCAGGCGGCCAAGCGAATCGGTGCTGGCGTCGGGGTATCGGCTGAGCCGCTCGATGTCGCGCATCGTGACCAGGCCGGCCAGGTGGTTGTTCTCGTCGACGAGGATGAGCTTCTCGACCTTGTTCTGGTTGAGGATGCCCTCGGCTTCCTTCAGCGTGGTGCCGGCGGGCGCGGTCACCAGCGGGTCGCTGGTCATGACCTGGGAGACGGTGGTCGAGAGGTCCTCGACGAACTTGAGGTCGCGCCGGGTCAGGATGCCCAGGATCTTGCCCTTGCTGCGCAGGTCGTCGCTGCCGTCCTCGGTGACCGGGAAGCCCGAGACGTTGTACTGGGCCATGAGTTCGCGAGCGCGCCCGACGGTGTCGTTTGGGCCGAGCGTGATGGGGTCGGTGATGACGCCGTTGGCGCTGCGCTTGACCTGCACGACCTGGCGGGCCTGCTCCTCGATGCTCAGGTTCTTGTGGATCACGCCGATGCCGCCCTCGAGCGCCAGGGCGATGGCAAGGGGCGCCTCGGTCACGGTGTCCATCGGGGCGCTCACGATCGGCACGCGGATGCGGATGCCCCGGGTGAGTTGGCTGGACGTATCGGCTCCGGCGGGCAACACCTCGCTGGCGCGCGGCAGCAGCAGCACGTCGTCGTACGTGATGCCGTCGAGTACGACCTTGGCTTCGGGCGTTGGCACGGGCTTGCCGTCGGTTGAGTTGGAGGGGGTGGCGTTCGCGGCGGGGGAGGTGATCGTGTGCGTGGCCATGCTCATGCTTGGCCGGCCGGGGCGGGCGGTCAAGGCCGAAGGGGCCCGCGGCCCGCTCGATGGCCGCGAACGAACGCCGCGGGGCGGATCGGAGGTTGCTCCGGCCCGCCCCGCGGCGTGTGATTCAGTCGTGCCTTCGATCGGGTCAGGCGGTGGCTTCGACGCCCTCGCCCAGGTCGCCCTGGAGTTCTTCGGGCTTGACGTCCTTGACGGTCGATTTCTCGATGATGGCGTCGAGGGTCTTGTGCTCGCGGATCTGGAGGAAGATGCTCTGGATGCGGCCGCTCTGGACCAGTTCCTGGAAGAACTGCTCGGGGCGGGCGCCGCGCTCGAAGGCCATCTCGGCCACGCGCTGGCGGGCCTCGTTCTCGGAGACCTGCACGTCCATCTCCTCGGCCACGCGGTTGAGGATGAAGAACAGCTTGAGGTTCTGCCGGGCCTCGGCGGCCGAGGCGGCCCGCAGCTGGGCGACGTGGTTCTCGATCTCGCCCTCGTCCATGCCGCGGTACATGAGCTCCATGCGGCGGCGCTCCATGGCGCGGCCGGCCTGCTGGGCCGTCAGGCGCTCGGGCAGCTCGAAGTCGGTGTTCTCCAGCAGGTGCTTGGCGACCTGCTGACGCAGGGCGGTGGTCTGCTGGATCTTCGTCCGCTGGTCCAGGCGCTCGCGCAGGCGGCTCTTGAGCTCGTCCTCGTTTTCCAGGCCGAAGCGGCTGACCAGTTCGGCCCGGTCCAGGGGCACGATCTTGTCGATCGCGGTGACCTCGAAGGTGATGGTCAGGTCCTTGCCGCGCAGGGCCTCGACCTCGTGCTGCTCGGGGCCCTTGGTCTTGATGGTGGCCGTGTCGCCCACCTTGGGCAGGCCCAGCTGCTTGCCCAGGTCTTCGACGACCACGCCCAGGATCATGCCCTGGCCGCCGTCGGGGGGCGTCTGGACGACGGCGCCCTCGATGTTGTAGTGCTCGGCGCCGTCGGCATCGACCATCCTGGCGTTGCCGGTCAGGTAGTCGCCCTTCTCGCTGGCGTCGTGGCTCTCCAGCGTGCCCTCGTTCAGGCAGATCTTGGTGAGCTCTTCGTCCACGCGCTCGTCGCTGACCTCCAGCTGGGGTCGCTTGAGCTCCAGGCCCTCGAGCTTGGGCAGGTCGAACTCGGGCTGGACCTCGACGTCAAGGCCGAACTTGAGCGGCTTGCCGGCCTCGAGTTCGATGTCCTTGAGCTGGGCGCCGAAGGGGTCGCCGATGACCTTCAGGCCGCTCTTCTCGATGGCCTGCTGGTAGGCCTCGGCCACGATCTGGTTGCGGGCCTCGTTCCTGATGTTGGAGCCGAAGCGCTTCTCGACCAGCGCCTTGGGTACGCGGCCGCGGCGGAAGCCGGGCAGCTCGGCCTCTTCCAGGATGGTGTCCACCGACGTGCGCAGGCGCTCGTCGACGGTGTCGGCGGCGACCTCGATCTCCAGGCGCTTGCGGCTGGGGCCGCTGTCGGTGACGGTGTAGTCCTTCAAGATGTCCGCTTGTGCGGTGTCGGCCATGGATCGAACTCCGAGAGACCTGTCGTGCGAGCCAGAATTGGTGGGTGCGCGCCCGCCCCGAAGCCGGGCGCGAAGGGGAGTATAGCTTGCCCCGGGAAGGCCCGCGCGAATGCGACGGCCCGCTGAGCCGACCTCCTGTCATGAAAATCGCAAAATAGTGGGGGCCCGATTTGCCCCTGCGTGCCGGGGGAGACGCCACGATCCGCGATGCGGAACCTCCTGATGCGTCGATTGGTCAAAACCCGCGTGGCGCAGCGCTAGAGCCGTTGGCGAACGCAAACCGTCGATTCGTGGGCCCGTGAGGCCTGCGACGGGCAGGGATGAATCGGCAATCCGTGGCGTTGACGATTCATCCGGCAACGCCCGAGAGCGGGCCGAGCCACCGAAACACGTTCCCCCGAAGGAGGACACGAACCATGACTCGCAAGACCACCGCCCTGACCATTGCCGCCGTGGCCGGCCTGGCCACCGCCGCCATGGCCCTTACCGGCACCTCGACCACCACGAACAAGGACAAGGACGGCTGCCAGAGCGCCTGCACCATGAGCACGCAGGCTGCCTGCGGCTGGGGCGACAAGGACGGCGAGGCCACCGCCGTCACCATGGTCTCGCTGGACGACCACGCCCAGATGGGCAACCGTGGCAACGGCGCCGACGGCACCATCGTGCAGGTCGCCTCCGAGGCCGGCCAGTTCGAGACGCTGCTGGCCGCCGCCAAGGCCGCCGGCCTGGCCGAGGCGCTCAGCAGCAGCGGTCCGCTGACGGTGTTCGCGCCCACCGACGAGGCCTTCGCCAAGCTGGGCCAGGGCACCATCAACGACCTGCTCAAGCCGGAGAACAAGCAGAAGCTCGTCAGCATCCTGACCTACCACGTGGTCAGCGGCGAGCTGCCCGCCGACAAGGTCCTCAGCCGCAACGACGCGACGACGCTCAACGGCCAGCGGATCGATTTCTCGCAGAACAACCGCGGCGCGTTCGTCGATGGCGCCCGCATCATCGCCACCGACGTGGCGGCCAGCAACGGCGTGATCCACGTGATCGACAGCGTCATCATGCCCGAGAGCAAGAACCTGGCTCAGATCGCCACCGGCGACGGCCGCTTCTCGATCCTCGCCAAGGCCGTCGAGGCCGCGGGCCTGACGGGCGCCCTGACCGGCGACGACGCCCTGACGGTGTTCGCGCCTACCGATGCGGCGTTCAACAAGCTGCCCCAGGGCACGCTCGAGGAACTGCTGCGTCCGGAGAACCGCGACACGCTGCGTCAGATCCTGACCTACCACGTCGTGCCCGGCCGCGTGTACGCGCGCGACGCCGTGGGCGCCCAGCGGGCCCAGACGCTCCAGGGCGACGCCGTCCGCGTGGGCATCAGCGACGGCCGCCTGACCATCGACGGTGCGGGCGTGGTCAACAGCGACATCGAGGCCAGCAACGGCGTGATCCACGTGATCGACTCGGTGATCCTGCCCAACTGATCGCGTTCCGGTTCTCTCTCTCCACGCTGCCACGCCCGGCGACCCAAGGAGCGCCGGCGGGCAGCGGGTCGTTCCGGCGCACCCAGGCGGGTGCGCCGGTCTTGCGCGCCGGCCCGAGATACCCCCAAAGAGGTTGGTCGGCCCCGTTCGCGCCCGTGCGCGGCCGGGCCTACGTTCTGCGTCATGGAACTGCTGCGCGACGAACTGGGCGCATCCGTCCTGACCGGGTCGGGCCCGCTGCCCCTGCGTTGGATCCTGTGCATTGGCCGAAACTACGGCGAGCACGCCAGGGAGATGGCCTCGGCCGCCGCCGCCACGAAGGCCGTTGGCGACGCCGACCACCCGACCGTGTTCGCCAAGAGCCCCGCCTCGGTCATCCTGCACGAGGACGAGATCGCCATCCCCGCCTGCTGCGTTGACGAGGCGACGACGCTGGATGGGGGCGGCGACCAGGTGGACTACGAGGGCGAGCTGGCCGTCGTGATCGGCACGCCGGCGCGTGACGTGTCCGTGGAAGGGGCCCTCGACCACGTGCTGGGGTATTGCTGCGCCAACGACGTCTCGGCCCGCTGGTGGCAGAAGCACGGTGGCGGGGGCCAGTTCGTGCGCGGCAAGAGCTTCGACACCTTCTGCCCGCTGGGCCCGCGCGTGACGCCCGCCAGCGGCATCGACCCGGCGAACCTGACGCTGACCACCCGGCTCAACGGCCAGGTCGTGCAGTACGCCTCGACGAGCGA contains:
- a CDS encoding redoxin domain-containing protein, translating into MQRCDLGVLALALGLTTTAVSFGQAQPDATAILRSMAEYHGSVQQAEFACTIELQMVGTGAESRYWVYYEGTVAKPGRLVLRHAGAMPTASLYAGPDQTIVHGVEHNSYVTGEGVDDVLEAFTQHDATWIDWQWRMLVGPGLKTVVANDPMALLEETLETAEFIGVDEIDKQPANHVRIEGGGVAFDMWIAAQGEPRLLKAQYPLPQSWIDAGWLPESKGYSTVFTSWATPETIADERLAFTPPDDAREAKTIAGAFFGADYDDMGDFDMEGWEEPQTASLVGTKAPAFELATTGGGTMSLEDALANNKVVVLDFWATWCPPCREGLPVLDKVATKYAEQGVMIYAVNVQESEEVAARFMEQQKLSLPVALDADGAVSEAYQVSGIPQTVVIDADGTIRAVHVGFSPSLTEDISAEIEASIAGEPVPEPNERRGAEALPEAENMSQAWAVRGTWNSVTVDRGDLLAAGFSGVARMTPDGEMKDRITNRSLGSTVRTMRLAGGERGYVVFTTWGEPPTLLDESGAVQWSVPRGQGPNDAWPADLDGDGIDELIVGYNGNTGIRAYDAAGEQIWSNQNSGNIWHVTALDLDMDGTVEAISTSAGGTVHVYDGRTGRQSRLLWSGDYANLVRPAFRNGEPIVLLGTGGFQGEAVIIAVDARGKEIWRRGVAGEGPAGDIVAAASRSWAAAVFHGGLVCVLDLEDGRIIAHTEVGGNRPGIAWHETEAGPVLLVANGQELKALAIDEPSTK
- the guaB gene encoding IMP dehydrogenase translates to MATHTITSPAANATPSNSTDGKPVPTPEAKVVLDGITYDDVLLLPRASEVLPAGADTSSQLTRGIRIRVPIVSAPMDTVTEAPLAIALALEGGIGVIHKNLSIEEQARQVVQVKRSANGVITDPITLGPNDTVGRARELMAQYNVSGFPVTEDGSDDLRSKGKILGILTRRDLKFVEDLSTTVSQVMTSDPLVTAPAGTTLKEAEGILNQNKVEKLILVDENNHLAGLVTMRDIERLSRYPDASTDSLGRLLCGAAVGVLQFDRVEALIEAGVDVIVVDTAHGHSKNVLETVKKIKAAHDIQVIAGNVATADGARDLALAGVDAVKVGIGPGSICTTRVVTGVGVPQISAIFEGLRGVAQADPKNPVPVIADGGIRMSGDIAKAIAAGASTVMLGGLLAGLDESPGELVISGGRRYKSYRGMGSEGAMNRGSADRYGQADKYDTSGRPKQKFVPEGVEGLVPYRGPLAEFVYQLVGGLRAAMGYTGCPTIEAFRSDARFCRVTAASMVESHPHDIRITKESPNYTIEGRSEGH
- the tig gene encoding trigger factor; the encoded protein is MADTAQADILKDYTVTDSGPSRKRLEIEVAADTVDERLRTSVDTILEEAELPGFRRGRVPKALVEKRFGSNIRNEARNQIVAEAYQQAIEKSGLKVIGDPFGAQLKDIELEAGKPLKFGLDVEVQPEFDLPKLEGLELKRPQLEVSDERVDEELTKICLNEGTLESHDASEKGDYLTGNARMVDADGAEHYNIEGAVVQTPPDGGQGMILGVVVEDLGKQLGLPKVGDTATIKTKGPEQHEVEALRGKDLTITFEVTAIDKIVPLDRAELVSRFGLENEDELKSRLRERLDQRTKIQQTTALRQQVAKHLLENTDFELPERLTAQQAGRAMERRRMELMYRGMDEGEIENHVAQLRAASAAEARQNLKLFFILNRVAEEMDVQVSENEARQRVAEMAFERGARPEQFFQELVQSGRIQSIFLQIREHKTLDAIIEKSTVKDVKPEELQGDLGEGVEATA
- a CDS encoding fasciclin domain-containing protein encodes the protein MTRKTTALTIAAVAGLATAAMALTGTSTTTNKDKDGCQSACTMSTQAACGWGDKDGEATAVTMVSLDDHAQMGNRGNGADGTIVQVASEAGQFETLLAAAKAAGLAEALSSSGPLTVFAPTDEAFAKLGQGTINDLLKPENKQKLVSILTYHVVSGELPADKVLSRNDATTLNGQRIDFSQNNRGAFVDGARIIATDVAASNGVIHVIDSVIMPESKNLAQIATGDGRFSILAKAVEAAGLTGALTGDDALTVFAPTDAAFNKLPQGTLEELLRPENRDTLRQILTYHVVPGRVYARDAVGAQRAQTLQGDAVRVGISDGRLTIDGAGVVNSDIEASNGVIHVIDSVILPN
- a CDS encoding fumarylacetoacetate hydrolase family protein — its product is MELLRDELGASVLTGSGPLPLRWILCIGRNYGEHAREMASAAAATKAVGDADHPTVFAKSPASVILHEDEIAIPACCVDEATTLDGGGDQVDYEGELAVVIGTPARDVSVEGALDHVLGYCCANDVSARWWQKHGGGGQFVRGKSFDTFCPLGPRVTPASGIDPANLTLTTRLNGQVVQYASTSDMIYVVADTISRLSQGATLPAGTVILTGTPSGVGAARTPPRYLRPGDVVEVEIEGLGVLRNAVVGA